In Nocardia sp. NBC_00403, one DNA window encodes the following:
- a CDS encoding hydrogenase maturation protease encodes MVAGIGNIFFGDDGFGPEVVRRLPPHPESAVRVVDYGIRGMHLAYDLLDQWDALVLIDAVPNRGTPGALVVFHAEPDPTSAAPLDAHAMNPDAVFAGVRALGGTVPPTVVVGCQVESVAEGIGLSEPVAAAVDAAVDAVDRVVADLLNTRQEV; translated from the coding sequence CTGGTCGCCGGGATCGGCAATATCTTCTTCGGCGACGACGGATTCGGACCGGAGGTGGTGCGGCGGTTGCCGCCGCATCCCGAGAGTGCCGTGCGCGTGGTCGACTACGGAATCCGTGGCATGCACCTCGCCTACGACCTGCTCGACCAGTGGGACGCACTGGTGCTGATCGACGCCGTGCCGAATCGCGGCACTCCTGGTGCGCTCGTGGTCTTTCACGCGGAGCCCGATCCGACGAGCGCGGCGCCACTCGATGCCCATGCCATGAATCCGGATGCCGTGTTCGCGGGTGTGCGAGCGCTCGGCGGGACAGTGCCGCCGACGGTCGTCGTCGGCTGTCAGGTCGAGTCCGTTGCGGAGGGGATCGGCCTGTCCGAACCGGTCGCCGCGGCAGTGGACGCGGCGGTGGACGCCGTCGATCGGGTCGTCGCGGACCTGCTGAACACACGACAGGAGGTGTGA
- a CDS encoding HypC/HybG/HupF family hydrogenase formation chaperone: MCLGIPGRVVEILDGYHNQIALVDVSGEKRKVNVGLLEDDPVQPGDWVIIHMGFVIEKTDEAGAAQALDGLRLLGSGGEP; the protein is encoded by the coding sequence ATGTGCCTCGGTATCCCGGGCCGGGTCGTCGAGATTCTCGACGGCTACCACAACCAGATCGCGCTGGTGGATGTCTCCGGCGAGAAGCGGAAGGTGAATGTCGGCCTCCTCGAGGATGATCCGGTGCAACCCGGCGACTGGGTGATCATTCACATGGGCTTCGTGATCGAGAAGACCGACGAGGCGGGCGCGGCGCAGGCGTTGGACGGACTTCGCCTGCTCGGGAGCGGTGGCGAGCCGTGA
- a CDS encoding DUF6893 family small protein, with protein METVGLIATGVVALIVVGGLYLGVRSIPDLKRYLKIRHM; from the coding sequence ATGGAAACGGTGGGATTGATCGCGACAGGAGTGGTCGCGCTGATAGTAGTGGGCGGTCTCTACCTCGGTGTCCGGTCGATACCGGACCTCAAGCGCTATTTGAAGATTCGGCACATGTAG
- the hypF gene encoding carbamoyltransferase HypF has translation MTGARARRRLIIRGVVQGVGFRPFVYTTAAELALSGSVSNNSSGVMIEVEGAPADLDEFTRRVRHRPPPLAVVESVHEVAVAVRGGTGFHIADTTRDGGGRTLASPDVAMCADCARELRDPQNRRYRHPFINCTNCGPRFTIIAGLPYDRAQTSMADFAMCERCAREYADPADRRFHAQPIACPDCGPTLDYFARDTNVPVSQSISEEVRCRPGDPLTAARDLLRTGGILAVKGIGGYHLACDAGNEAAVAELRRRKRRGDKPFAVMVADLAAARSIVHVEETGAALLTCPQRPIVLLARGDRVLAESVAPRNPDLGIMLAYTPLHVLLFGLPGDPPGPQALVMTSGNLGGEPICYDDADARERLADLADGWLSHNRRILVPCDDSVVRLVDGIELPIRRSRGYAPMPLALPVPVPPTVAVGGDLKNTCAVADGRYAWLSQHIGDMDDLATLRAFGAAEQHLEDLTGVRPTHLAVDAHPLYRSTAWARQHAGDRPIRTVQHHHAHIAAVMGEHGLGESATVVGLAFDGTGFGPDGAVWGGEVLLAGYKGFRRLAHLKYVPLAGGDVSVQRPYRMALAHLRAADIEWSPSIASVAACPVNERGVLSHQFETGLGCVSTSSMGRLFDAVSSLAGVRHIADYEAQAAIELEGLSRDVAADAIGPHSYRFALDHDVEPVVIDSAPVVAAVVADSTRGVAPAVIGARFHRAVARLVLELALAYASESTTVALSGGVFQNALLLSQSRTLLRGNGFHVLCHRRLPPNDGGLAFGQILAAGAG, from the coding sequence GTGACCGGCGCGCGAGCACGGCGGCGGCTGATCATCCGCGGCGTGGTGCAGGGCGTCGGATTCCGTCCGTTCGTCTACACCACAGCGGCCGAACTGGCGTTGTCCGGCAGCGTGTCGAACAACAGTTCCGGTGTGATGATCGAAGTCGAAGGCGCGCCTGCGGATCTGGACGAGTTCACGCGCCGGGTTCGACATCGCCCCCCGCCGCTCGCCGTAGTCGAATCGGTGCACGAGGTCGCTGTCGCGGTGCGTGGTGGCACCGGATTCCACATTGCCGACACCACCCGAGACGGCGGCGGGCGCACCCTGGCCTCGCCCGATGTCGCGATGTGCGCGGACTGTGCTCGCGAACTGCGTGATCCACAGAACCGCCGCTACCGCCATCCCTTCATCAACTGCACCAACTGTGGTCCACGGTTCACCATCATCGCCGGTCTGCCCTATGACCGCGCACAAACCTCGATGGCCGATTTCGCGATGTGCGAGCGCTGCGCTCGCGAATACGCCGACCCGGCCGACCGGCGTTTCCACGCCCAGCCGATCGCGTGCCCGGACTGCGGTCCGACCCTCGACTATTTTGCGAGGGACACGAATGTACCTGTGTCACAGAGTATCTCGGAAGAGGTGCGCTGCCGTCCCGGCGATCCGTTGACCGCCGCAAGGGACTTGCTGCGCACGGGTGGGATTCTCGCGGTCAAGGGCATCGGCGGCTACCACCTCGCCTGCGATGCCGGGAACGAGGCCGCTGTTGCCGAGTTGCGCAGGAGAAAGCGCCGCGGCGACAAGCCTTTCGCCGTCATGGTCGCGGATCTGGCCGCGGCGCGCTCGATCGTCCATGTCGAGGAGACCGGCGCCGCCCTGCTGACCTGTCCGCAACGACCGATCGTGCTGTTGGCCCGCGGTGACCGCGTGCTCGCCGAATCCGTCGCGCCGCGCAACCCCGATCTCGGCATCATGCTCGCCTACACTCCGCTGCACGTGCTGCTGTTCGGTCTGCCCGGCGATCCACCCGGCCCGCAGGCCCTGGTGATGACCTCGGGCAACCTCGGCGGCGAGCCGATCTGCTACGACGACGCCGATGCGCGCGAGCGGCTCGCCGATCTCGCCGACGGCTGGCTCTCGCACAACCGTCGCATCCTCGTACCGTGCGACGACTCGGTGGTGCGGCTGGTCGACGGGATCGAACTCCCGATCCGGCGATCGCGTGGCTATGCGCCGATGCCGTTGGCGCTACCGGTCCCCGTGCCGCCCACCGTCGCGGTGGGCGGCGACCTCAAGAACACCTGTGCGGTGGCCGATGGCCGCTACGCGTGGCTCAGTCAGCACATCGGCGATATGGACGATCTGGCGACCCTGCGCGCTTTCGGTGCTGCCGAACAGCATCTGGAGGACCTCACCGGTGTCCGCCCGACGCACCTTGCGGTCGACGCGCACCCGCTCTACCGGTCCACCGCGTGGGCGCGGCAGCACGCGGGTGACCGGCCCATCCGGACGGTCCAGCACCACCACGCCCACATCGCCGCGGTGATGGGCGAGCATGGGCTCGGCGAATCGGCGACGGTCGTCGGTCTCGCTTTCGACGGGACGGGGTTCGGTCCCGACGGGGCAGTCTGGGGTGGTGAGGTGCTGCTCGCCGGCTACAAGGGGTTCCGGCGACTCGCGCACCTGAAATACGTGCCGCTGGCCGGTGGCGATGTGAGTGTGCAGCGGCCGTACCGGATGGCGCTGGCACACCTGCGAGCGGCGGATATCGAGTGGTCGCCGTCCATCGCGTCGGTCGCGGCATGCCCGGTAAACGAAAGAGGTGTGCTGTCTCATCAATTCGAGACCGGCCTCGGCTGTGTGTCGACCTCGAGCATGGGGCGGCTGTTCGACGCCGTGTCATCGTTGGCCGGCGTGCGGCACATCGCCGATTATGAAGCGCAGGCCGCGATCGAGCTGGAAGGCCTGTCCCGCGACGTCGCTGCCGACGCCATCGGCCCACACTCCTACCGGTTCGCGCTGGATCACGACGTCGAGCCCGTTGTGATCGACTCGGCGCCGGTAGTCGCGGCGGTGGTCGCCGACTCGACGCGCGGCGTCGCACCCGCTGTGATCGGCGCGCGATTCCACCGGGCCGTCGCGCGCCTTGTCCTCGAACTGGCGCTCGCCTACGCGAGCGAATCGACGACCGTCGCCCTGTCGGGTGGGGTCTTCCAGAACGCCTTGTTGTTGTCGCAGTCGCGAACATTGCTGCGGGGAAACGGATTCCACGTCCTGTGTCATCGTCGGCTGCCGCCGAACGATGGCGGTCTCGCGTTCGGGCAGATACTCGCCGCGGGCGCGGGCTGA
- a CDS encoding DUF6084 family protein has protein sequence MSPVYSTTFAVLGIKPEPYAVAPILSARVGIAALGEDPVHAIALRAQVRIEPYRRTYTDEESAGLADLFGPRERWQDTQRSFLWMHCATMIPGFNGGTEVDLPMPCTYDFEVTGSKYLHALRGGTVPLIFLFSGTVFFKGQTGFAIQQIPWDREDKFDMPVSVWHDLVAAHFPNSGWVRLGRDTLDALAAYKSGHGMLGFDDAVTRLLDSSTEEIP, from the coding sequence ATGAGCCCCGTCTACTCGACCACCTTCGCCGTTCTCGGGATCAAGCCGGAGCCCTACGCGGTGGCGCCGATCCTGTCCGCGCGCGTCGGCATCGCGGCGCTCGGCGAAGACCCGGTGCATGCGATCGCACTGCGAGCGCAGGTGCGCATCGAGCCGTACCGCCGTACCTATACCGACGAGGAGAGCGCAGGTCTGGCCGACCTGTTCGGTCCGCGTGAGCGGTGGCAGGACACGCAGCGCTCGTTTCTCTGGATGCATTGCGCCACCATGATTCCCGGATTCAATGGCGGCACCGAGGTAGACCTGCCGATGCCGTGCACCTACGACTTCGAGGTGACAGGGTCCAAATATCTGCACGCGCTGCGCGGTGGCACCGTGCCGTTGATCTTCCTGTTCAGCGGCACCGTTTTCTTCAAGGGGCAGACCGGTTTCGCCATCCAGCAGATTCCATGGGACCGCGAGGACAAGTTCGATATGCCGGTTTCGGTCTGGCACGACCTCGTGGCCGCGCACTTCCCGAACTCCGGCTGGGTCCGCTTGGGCAGGGACACCCTCGACGCGCTCGCCGCGTACAAGTCCGGCCACGGCATGCTCGGCTTCGATGACGCGGTCACACGCCTGCTGGATTCCTCGACCGAGGAGATCCCATGA